One genomic window of Streptomyces sp. NBC_01276 includes the following:
- a CDS encoding aldo/keto reductase — MEQRHLGRTGLRVSRIGLGTLTWGRDTGEEAAAEQLRTFWEAGGTLVDTADVYGGGEAEYLLGQLVGSLVPRRDLVIATKAGSVPDPDRRFDGSRGHLLAALDDSLDRLGTDYVDLWQVHAFDPATPLEETLQALDLAVGSGRARYAGISNFSGWQLAKAATWQLAAPGTRTRLASTQMEYSLLQRGVEREVLPAALDLGVGLLPSSPLGRGVLTGKYRDGTPAGSRGASQSLGAFVEPYLDEAAGRIVDAVVTAAQGLAVTPLQVALAWVRDRPGVVAPIVGARTSAQLGAALSVETLTLPEEICRALDDVSAPVHRYPDQDWSTL, encoded by the coding sequence ATGGAGCAGAGGCATCTCGGCCGCACCGGACTGCGCGTCTCCCGGATCGGCCTCGGCACCCTGACCTGGGGCCGTGACACCGGCGAGGAAGCCGCCGCCGAGCAGTTGAGGACGTTCTGGGAGGCGGGCGGCACGCTCGTCGACACGGCCGACGTGTACGGCGGCGGAGAGGCGGAGTACCTCCTCGGGCAGCTGGTGGGCTCCCTCGTGCCGCGCCGGGACCTGGTCATCGCGACCAAGGCGGGCAGCGTGCCCGACCCGGACCGGCGGTTCGACGGCTCGCGCGGACACCTGCTGGCCGCCCTGGACGACTCCCTGGACCGCCTCGGCACCGATTACGTCGACCTGTGGCAGGTGCACGCTTTCGACCCGGCGACCCCGCTGGAGGAGACCCTCCAGGCGCTCGACCTGGCCGTCGGCAGCGGCCGGGCCCGCTACGCCGGGATCTCCAACTTCAGCGGCTGGCAACTGGCGAAGGCGGCGACCTGGCAGCTGGCCGCACCCGGGACCCGGACCCGGCTCGCGTCGACGCAGATGGAGTACTCGCTCCTGCAGCGGGGCGTGGAGCGGGAGGTGCTCCCGGCCGCGCTGGACCTCGGTGTCGGCCTGCTGCCCTCCTCCCCGCTGGGCCGGGGGGTGCTGACGGGCAAGTACCGGGACGGGACCCCGGCCGGCTCCCGGGGCGCCTCCCAGTCGCTGGGCGCCTTCGTGGAGCCGTACCTGGACGAGGCCGCCGGGCGGATCGTGGACGCGGTGGTGACCGCCGCGCAGGGCCTGGCCGTCACCCCGCTCCAGGTGGCGCTGGCCTGGGTCCGGGACCGGCCGGGGGTGGTCGCCCCGATCGTCGGCGCGCGGACGTCCGCCCAGCTCGGGGCGGCGCTGTCGGTGGAGACCCTTACGCTTCCGGAGGAGATCTGCCGGGCTCTGGACGACGTGTCGGCGCCCGTGCACCGCTACCCCGACCAGGACTGGAGCACGCTGTGA
- a CDS encoding chaplin: MRRPVQVTRKTLITMAAAGGVLAMGGGYAQADSGASGHAANSPGLLSGNNVQAPVDAPVNACGNTISVIGLLNPAFGNTCANTSGAPQHQGHPGHPGGGHDEPCDDEPGHPGNPGTPGGHTPGNPGTPGGHTPGHPGTPGTPGGHTPGNPGTPGGHVPGNPGTPGGHTPGNPGTPGGQTPGNPGTPGGHTPGTPGGQTPGNPGTPGGQTPGNPGTPGGQTPGTPGTPGTPTGPGTGSGTPGLAATGAGDVMTAGIPLAGGLLLAGAVLYRRARNAA, from the coding sequence ATGCGACGACCGGTTCAGGTCACGAGGAAGACGCTGATCACGATGGCGGCGGCGGGGGGCGTCCTCGCGATGGGCGGCGGTTACGCGCAAGCCGACTCCGGGGCGTCCGGACACGCCGCGAACTCACCGGGCCTGCTGTCCGGGAACAACGTGCAGGCGCCGGTGGACGCACCGGTGAACGCCTGCGGCAACACGATCTCCGTGATCGGCCTGCTCAACCCGGCCTTCGGCAACACCTGCGCCAACACGTCCGGCGCGCCGCAGCACCAGGGCCACCCCGGTCACCCGGGCGGCGGGCACGACGAGCCCTGCGACGACGAGCCGGGCCACCCCGGCAACCCGGGCACCCCGGGCGGACACACCCCGGGCAACCCCGGTACTCCGGGCGGACACACCCCGGGCCATCCGGGGACCCCGGGGACTCCCGGCGGGCACACCCCGGGCAACCCCGGCACCCCCGGCGGGCACGTCCCCGGCAATCCCGGTACTCCGGGCGGGCACACCCCGGGCAACCCCGGTACCCCGGGCGGGCAGACGCCCGGGAACCCCGGTACTCCGGGCGGCCACACCCCCGGTACGCCGGGCGGGCAGACGCCGGGCAACCCGGGCACCCCGGGCGGGCAGACGCCGGGCAATCCCGGTACTCCGGGCGGCCAGACCCCCGGCACGCCCGGCACGCCAGGTACTCCCACCGGACCCGGCACGGGTTCCGGGACGCCCGGACTCGCCGCCACCGGCGCGGGTGACGTCATGACCGCCGGAATCCCGCTCGCGGGCGGCCTGCTGCTGGCCGGAGCCGTGCTCTACCGGCGCGCCCGCAACGCCGCCTGA
- a CDS encoding TauD/TfdA dioxygenase family protein: MIQTERTSRISVRQVAGRIGAEVSGVDLREDLDDATVAEIRQAVLTHRVLFFRGQELDHARHVAFGRRFGDLTRRPGTKHGVSPEGFPEVLTVDAKADVERYGKNFEEHYRRKWVSPIAGWHSDLTQAVNPPDLSILRAETTPDFGGDTQWTNTVAAYEGLSPQLRGLLDTLQAEHAFFTGVHLRHSDERDRQILKIYCEDPQVAVHPVVRVHPETGEKALFVSPGSTTRIVGFSEIESRHLLDLLFQHMTSAEYTVRFRWEPGSIAFWDNRSTCHFAPTDFGHLDVDRVMHRVTVLGAPATGPDGFVSELVEGDRLAAW; this comes from the coding sequence GTGATCCAGACCGAGCGAACCAGCAGGATCTCCGTCCGCCAGGTCGCCGGGCGCATAGGCGCCGAGGTGTCCGGAGTGGACCTGCGCGAGGATCTCGACGACGCCACCGTCGCCGAGATCCGGCAGGCCGTGCTCACCCACCGCGTCCTCTTCTTCCGCGGCCAGGAGCTCGACCACGCCCGGCACGTGGCCTTCGGCCGCCGCTTCGGCGACCTCACCCGCCGCCCCGGCACCAAGCACGGCGTCTCGCCCGAGGGCTTCCCCGAGGTCCTCACCGTCGACGCCAAGGCCGACGTCGAGCGCTACGGCAAGAACTTCGAGGAGCACTACCGCCGCAAGTGGGTCTCGCCCATCGCCGGCTGGCACAGCGACCTCACCCAGGCCGTGAACCCGCCCGACCTGTCCATCCTGCGCGCCGAGACCACCCCCGACTTCGGCGGCGACACCCAGTGGACCAACACCGTGGCCGCCTACGAGGGCCTCTCCCCGCAACTGCGGGGCCTGCTGGACACGCTCCAGGCCGAACACGCCTTCTTCACCGGCGTCCACCTGCGCCACTCCGACGAGCGCGACCGGCAGATCCTCAAGATCTACTGTGAGGACCCTCAGGTCGCCGTCCACCCCGTCGTCCGCGTACACCCCGAGACGGGGGAGAAGGCGCTGTTCGTCAGCCCCGGTTCCACCACCAGGATCGTCGGCTTCAGCGAGATCGAGAGCCGTCACCTGCTCGACCTGCTCTTCCAGCACATGACCAGCGCCGAGTACACCGTACGCTTCCGCTGGGAGCCGGGCAGCATCGCCTTCTGGGACAACCGGAGCACCTGCCACTTCGCCCCGACCGACTTCGGCCACCTCGACGTCGACCGCGTCATGCACCGCGTCACGGTCCTCGGCGCACCCGCCACCGGCCCCGACGGCTTCGTCTCGGAGCTCGTCGAGGGCGACCGGCTGGCAGCCTGGTAA
- the chpH gene encoding chaplin ChpH, translating into MLKKVVAAAAATGGLVLAGAGLAAADAGAQGAAIGSPGVLSGNVVQVPVHVPVNVCGNTISVIGLLNPAFGNTCVNA; encoded by the coding sequence ATGCTCAAGAAGGTTGTCGCCGCTGCGGCTGCCACCGGTGGTCTGGTTCTCGCGGGTGCCGGCCTCGCCGCCGCCGACGCGGGCGCGCAGGGTGCGGCCATCGGCTCCCCCGGTGTCCTGTCCGGCAACGTCGTCCAGGTTCCGGTCCACGTGCCCGTGAACGTCTGCGGCAACACGATCTCCGTGATCGGCCTGCTCAACCCGGCCTTCGGCAACACCTGCGTCAACGCCTGA
- a CDS encoding histidine phosphatase family protein: MAMLILVRHGRSTANTAGVLAGWTPGVNLDDHGAAQAAALPGRLDAVPLVAAVTSPLQRCRETLAPLLAARPALPLHTDERIGECHYGDWSGRKLSELADEPLMKIVQQHPSAAAFPGGESMRAMQARAVDAVREWNARIDEEHGTDAVYLMCSHGDIIKSLVADALGMHLDLFQRIHVDPCSVTAIRYTPTRPFLLRLGDTGDLSPLVPRTAPSPDTTTEDGGNAVVGGGAGAA, encoded by the coding sequence ATGGCCATGCTGATCCTCGTACGACACGGGCGGTCCACCGCCAACACCGCGGGCGTGCTCGCCGGATGGACCCCGGGGGTGAACCTCGACGACCACGGCGCCGCCCAGGCCGCCGCGCTTCCCGGGCGGCTCGACGCCGTGCCCCTCGTGGCCGCCGTCACCAGCCCCCTCCAGCGCTGCCGCGAAACCCTCGCCCCGCTGCTCGCCGCCCGCCCCGCACTGCCCCTGCACACCGACGAGCGCATCGGCGAATGCCACTACGGCGACTGGTCCGGCCGCAAACTCTCCGAACTCGCCGACGAACCCCTCATGAAGATCGTCCAGCAGCACCCCTCGGCCGCCGCCTTCCCCGGCGGCGAGTCCATGCGCGCCATGCAGGCGCGCGCCGTGGACGCCGTACGCGAGTGGAACGCCCGGATCGACGAGGAGCACGGCACCGACGCCGTCTACCTCATGTGCTCCCACGGCGACATCATCAAGTCCCTCGTCGCCGACGCCCTCGGCATGCACCTCGACCTCTTCCAGCGGATCCACGTCGACCCCTGCTCGGTCACCGCGATCCGCTACACCCCCACCAGGCCCTTCCTGCTGCGCCTCGGCGACACCGGGGACCTCTCGCCCCTCGTCCCGCGCACCGCCCCGTCCCCCGACACCACGACCGAGGACGGCGGGAACGCCGTCGTGGGCGGCGGCGCGGGCGCGGCCTGA
- a CDS encoding M20/M25/M40 family metallo-hydrolase, with protein MSESGTGKNVSGEDEVVDLCRDLIRIDTSNYGDHSGPGERKAAEWVAEKLAEVGLEPQIFESHKGRASTVARIEGEDPSRPALLIHGHTDVVPANAADWTYDPFAGEIADGCVWGRGAVDMKDMDAMTLAVVRDRMRSGRKPPRDIVLAFLADEEAGGTYGARHLVDKHPGLLEGVTEAIGEVGGFSFTVNENLRLYLVETAQKGMHWMRLTVDGTAGHGSMTNNDNAITELCEAVGRLGRHQWPVRVTKTVRHFLDELSDALGTPLDPDDMDATLAKLGGIAKMVGATLRNSAAPTMLGAGYKVNVIPGQATAHVDGRFLPGYEDEFFADLDRILGPRVRREDVHGDKALETDFDGRLVDAMQGALKAEDPIARAVPYMLSGGTDAKSFDDLGIRCFGFAPLQLPPELDFAGMFHGVDERVPVDGLKFGVRVLDRFIDNA; from the coding sequence GTGAGCGAATCGGGCACGGGCAAGAACGTCTCCGGCGAGGACGAGGTCGTCGACCTCTGCCGGGACCTCATCCGGATCGACACCAGCAACTACGGGGACCACTCGGGACCGGGCGAGCGCAAGGCGGCCGAGTGGGTCGCCGAGAAGCTGGCCGAGGTCGGGCTGGAGCCGCAGATCTTCGAGTCGCACAAGGGGCGCGCCTCGACCGTCGCCCGTATCGAGGGCGAGGACCCCTCCCGGCCCGCGCTGCTGATCCACGGGCACACCGACGTGGTCCCGGCCAACGCCGCCGACTGGACCTACGACCCCTTCGCGGGCGAGATCGCCGACGGGTGCGTGTGGGGCCGCGGCGCGGTCGACATGAAGGACATGGACGCGATGACGCTGGCCGTCGTCCGCGACCGCATGCGCAGCGGCCGCAAGCCCCCCAGGGACATCGTGCTGGCCTTCCTGGCGGACGAGGAGGCGGGCGGCACGTACGGGGCCCGGCACCTCGTGGACAAGCACCCCGGGCTCTTGGAGGGCGTCACCGAGGCGATCGGCGAGGTCGGCGGCTTCTCCTTCACCGTGAACGAGAACCTGCGGCTCTACCTCGTGGAGACCGCCCAGAAGGGCATGCACTGGATGCGGCTCACGGTGGACGGCACCGCGGGCCACGGCTCCATGACCAACAACGACAACGCGATCACCGAGCTGTGCGAGGCCGTCGGGCGCCTCGGCCGCCACCAGTGGCCGGTGCGCGTCACCAAGACCGTACGGCACTTCCTCGACGAACTCTCGGACGCCCTCGGAACCCCGCTCGACCCCGACGACATGGACGCCACCCTCGCCAAGCTCGGCGGCATCGCCAAGATGGTGGGCGCCACCCTGCGCAACTCCGCCGCCCCGACCATGCTCGGCGCCGGCTACAAGGTGAACGTCATCCCCGGCCAGGCCACGGCGCACGTCGACGGCCGCTTCCTGCCGGGCTACGAGGACGAGTTCTTCGCCGACCTCGACCGGATCCTCGGCCCGCGCGTCAGGCGGGAGGACGTGCACGGGGACAAGGCCCTGGAGACGGACTTCGACGGGCGACTCGTGGACGCCATGCAGGGCGCCCTGAAGGCCGAGGACCCGATCGCGCGCGCCGTCCCGTACATGCTCTCGGGCGGTACGGACGCGAAGTCCTTCGACGACCTCGGCATCCGCTGCTTCGGCTTCGCGCCGCTGCAGCTGCCGCCCGAGCTCGACTTCGCCGGGATGTTCCACGGGGTGGACGAGCGGGTGCCGGTCGACGGGCTGAAGTTCGGTGTGCGGGTGCTCGACCGGTTCATCGACAACGCCTGA
- a CDS encoding helix-hairpin-helix domain-containing protein yields MSTDPEATGPATAEDPEEAATPEATPGLGETPAEGGHHPAPPTTDADGDGDGEPPTDGPDAGGDETPADEPAGDAEAPADGGADADGVEIPAGESGSGSSGPSEAADPSAEGDEAPAGAAATGDGAAEAPGAEPAGLTEAQAELAAQKIERERIARRKAEREAPVDAGAKLSGKAADLLAAVRAVESGAKPSAVFFDDAPAAPRRAAPAPPQPRPATAPAAAPAPTTEEIGAVRAVLTRGGAPEGLAGAAAEALGEGAADLLAEDPWRLLAVPGVRPAQADGFAQALLGAAAGPADERRGAALLGWLLDQAALKGHTALEAPVLEKALVQYGVPAPAEALEAAIGEGAVLVFHEPLGEPGPRAADTGGGDGGDGGDEEDEPRPVRILVGLEEHALAEESLADGLARLTGTFGGLADWSGVATGPGAELVRAVAGHGLVTHTGGEAARAEPLALLAAARKLGLRAALAAHAPTGDAVGVAGLLSGTQGPGRDADGRFDLDLLIVLDAPQLDVETAAALVESVPDGARLVLSGDPGVLGSAGPGRVFADVLAARACPQVVSRTPDPGPLGELVSGIGVGELTQVEAPGKEIVIVPVRDAGEAVHRTVQLVSESVPRAFGIPADAVQVVTPGHGGAAGTRALNAALKERLNPGPGRFGGFDPGDRVVHVPAPGRAVPGRVVSADAQGLHLDVAGVRVVVPKERVEAQVRHGWAVTAHQAVGARWPAVVVVLPGDAAQALSRDWVYTAFGRAERHLSVVHGVDQALPRAVAEVLPKPRTTRLTGLLRALTADRQPQA; encoded by the coding sequence GTGAGTACGGACCCCGAGGCCACCGGCCCCGCCACCGCGGAGGACCCGGAAGAGGCCGCCACCCCGGAGGCGACCCCCGGCCTCGGCGAAACCCCCGCCGAGGGGGGCCACCACCCCGCACCCCCGACCACCGATGCCGACGGCGACGGCGACGGCGAACCCCCGACCGACGGACCGGACGCCGGCGGCGACGAGACCCCGGCCGACGAACCCGCGGGCGACGCCGAGGCCCCGGCCGACGGGGGCGCGGACGCGGACGGCGTCGAGATCCCGGCCGGGGAGTCCGGTTCCGGTTCCTCCGGTCCCTCCGAGGCGGCCGACCCCTCCGCCGAGGGGGACGAGGCCCCGGCGGGCGCGGCCGCCACCGGGGACGGCGCCGCCGAAGCCCCCGGCGCGGAGCCGGCCGGGCTCACCGAGGCGCAGGCCGAGCTGGCCGCGCAGAAGATCGAGCGGGAGCGCATCGCACGCCGCAAGGCGGAACGCGAGGCCCCCGTGGACGCCGGCGCCAAGCTCAGCGGCAAGGCCGCCGACCTGCTGGCCGCCGTACGGGCCGTGGAGAGCGGCGCCAAGCCCTCCGCCGTCTTCTTCGACGACGCGCCCGCCGCCCCCCGCCGGGCGGCCCCCGCTCCCCCGCAGCCCCGCCCCGCCACGGCCCCCGCCGCCGCGCCCGCCCCCACCACCGAGGAGATCGGCGCGGTGCGCGCCGTACTGACCCGCGGCGGGGCCCCCGAGGGCCTCGCCGGGGCCGCCGCCGAGGCCCTCGGAGAGGGAGCCGCGGACCTGCTCGCCGAGGACCCCTGGCGGCTGCTCGCGGTCCCCGGGGTGCGCCCGGCGCAGGCCGACGGTTTCGCGCAGGCCCTGCTGGGCGCCGCGGCCGGTCCCGCCGACGAGCGCCGGGGCGCGGCCCTGCTGGGCTGGCTCCTGGACCAGGCGGCCCTCAAGGGGCACACCGCGCTGGAGGCCCCGGTCCTGGAGAAGGCCCTGGTCCAGTACGGGGTGCCGGCCCCCGCCGAGGCCCTGGAGGCGGCCATCGGGGAGGGCGCGGTCCTGGTGTTCCACGAACCGCTGGGCGAGCCCGGCCCGCGGGCGGCGGACACCGGCGGCGGCGACGGGGGCGACGGAGGCGACGAGGAGGACGAGCCGCGGCCGGTACGGATCCTCGTGGGCCTGGAGGAACACGCCCTGGCCGAGGAGAGCCTGGCCGACGGCCTGGCCCGGCTGACGGGCACCTTCGGCGGCCTGGCCGACTGGTCCGGGGTGGCCACCGGTCCCGGCGCCGAGCTGGTCCGTGCCGTCGCCGGCCACGGCCTGGTCACCCACACCGGCGGCGAGGCCGCCCGCGCCGAGCCGCTGGCCCTGCTGGCGGCCGCCCGGAAGCTGGGCCTGCGGGCCGCCCTGGCCGCGCACGCCCCCACCGGGGACGCCGTGGGCGTGGCCGGGCTGCTCTCGGGGACCCAGGGCCCCGGACGGGACGCCGACGGCCGCTTCGACCTCGACCTGCTCATCGTGCTGGACGCCCCGCAGCTGGACGTGGAGACGGCCGCCGCCCTGGTGGAGTCGGTGCCCGACGGGGCCCGTCTGGTGCTCTCCGGCGACCCCGGGGTGCTCGGGTCGGCCGGGCCGGGGCGGGTGTTCGCCGACGTGCTGGCCGCCCGCGCCTGTCCCCAGGTGGTGTCCCGGACGCCGGACCCGGGCCCGCTCGGCGAGCTGGTGTCGGGGATCGGTGTCGGGGAGCTGACCCAGGTCGAGGCCCCCGGCAAGGAGATCGTCATCGTCCCGGTGCGCGATGCCGGCGAGGCCGTGCACCGCACCGTGCAGCTGGTCTCCGAATCGGTGCCGCGCGCCTTCGGGATCCCCGCGGACGCCGTGCAGGTCGTCACCCCGGGCCACGGTGGCGCGGCGGGGACCCGGGCGCTGAACGCGGCCCTCAAGGAGCGGCTGAACCCCGGCCCGGGGCGGTTCGGCGGCTTCGATCCCGGTGACCGGGTCGTCCACGTCCCCGCGCCGGGACGGGCCGTGCCGGGCCGGGTGGTGTCGGCCGACGCGCAGGGGCTGCACCTGGACGTGGCGGGCGTACGGGTCGTCGTACCGAAGGAGCGGGTGGAGGCGCAGGTGCGGCACGGCTGGGCGGTGACGGCGCACCAGGCCGTCGGGGCGCGCTGGCCCGCGGTGGTCGTCGTCCTGCCCGGGGACGCGGCACAGGCCCTGTCCCGGGACTGGGTGTACACGGCGTTCGGGCGGGCCGAGCGGCACCTGTCGGTGGTGCACGGCGTGGACCAGGCGCTGCCGCGCGCGGTGGCCGAGGTGCTGCCCAAGCCCCGTACGACCCGTCTGACGGGTCTGCTGCGGGCGCTGACGGCGGATCGGCAGCCGCAGGCGTAG
- a CDS encoding ferritin-like domain-containing protein has protein sequence MLSARSLFQEIVGHDDSFQLFCSIAASGESQGGWENARIAALVPDGMRDLAPKITRHGADEDKHGRIFRALLRNRGLAPVPVPPETDYTMLLERRGIGLAHDKLRREEALTERDIVVYLAHSRVTEQRASEQMVLLVNHFGDHPEIGKAVRQISGDEDNHLAYCHEELLRLARAGHGRTIQRVLRESALAEIAVHRDVSLAVMAHMGRLLRWPAPKAAALAAGIRGMYAYERFGGWHRMVGLRPPERRDPLGGAPATAHGHA, from the coding sequence ATGCTCTCTGCCCGCAGCCTGTTCCAGGAGATCGTCGGCCACGACGACTCCTTCCAGCTGTTCTGCTCCATCGCCGCCAGCGGGGAGTCCCAGGGCGGCTGGGAGAACGCCAGGATCGCCGCCCTCGTCCCCGACGGCATGCGCGACCTCGCACCCAAGATCACCCGGCACGGCGCGGACGAGGACAAACACGGCCGGATCTTCCGGGCCCTGCTGCGCAACCGCGGCCTGGCCCCCGTCCCCGTACCGCCCGAGACCGACTACACGATGCTGCTGGAGCGCCGCGGCATCGGCCTCGCGCACGACAAGCTGCGCCGCGAGGAAGCGCTGACCGAACGGGACATCGTCGTCTACCTCGCGCACAGCCGCGTCACCGAACAGCGCGCCTCCGAGCAGATGGTCCTGCTGGTGAACCACTTCGGCGACCACCCCGAGATCGGCAAAGCCGTCCGCCAGATCAGCGGCGACGAGGACAACCACCTCGCCTACTGCCACGAGGAACTGCTGCGTCTCGCCCGCGCCGGCCACGGCCGGACCATCCAGCGGGTGCTGCGCGAGAGCGCGCTCGCCGAGATCGCCGTCCACCGGGACGTCAGCCTCGCCGTCATGGCCCACATGGGCCGGCTGCTCCGCTGGCCCGCGCCCAAGGCCGCCGCCCTGGCCGCCGGCATCCGCGGGATGTACGCGTACGAGCGCTTCGGCGGCTGGCACCGGATGGTCGGCCTGCGCCCTCCGGAGCGGCGCGACCCGCTGGGCGGCGCACCCGCCACCGCGCACGGCCACGCGTAG
- a CDS encoding LLM class F420-dependent oxidoreductase — protein MRLGINLGYWGAGMDADNLAVAQEADRLGYDVCWAAEAYGSDAATVLAWVAAQTERIDVGSAIFQIPARQPAMTAMTAATLDSLTKGRFRLGLGVSGPQVSEGWYGVKFDKPLARTREYVEIVRKAMSRERLSYDGAHWTLPLPGGPGKPLKLTVHPEREHIPLYIAAIGPKNLEQTGEIADGALLIFPAAEHLEETALRHIRAGREKAGLTMDGFDVCPTVPLALGEDVNALADVFRPYTALYVGGMGSPKQNFYNQLAQRMGYEKEAAEIQAKYLGGDKDGAAAAVPHSLIDSTTLLGSVERIADGMRAYADAGVTTLTLAPAGFTLDERLAALRAGTRALELAGLS, from the coding sequence ATGCGGCTCGGCATCAACCTCGGCTACTGGGGCGCGGGCATGGACGCCGACAACCTCGCCGTCGCGCAGGAGGCGGACCGCCTCGGCTACGACGTCTGCTGGGCGGCCGAGGCCTATGGTTCCGACGCGGCCACCGTGCTCGCCTGGGTGGCCGCCCAGACGGAGCGGATCGACGTCGGCTCGGCCATCTTCCAGATCCCGGCCCGTCAGCCCGCGATGACGGCGATGACGGCCGCCACCCTGGACTCCCTGACCAAGGGCCGGTTCCGGCTCGGCCTCGGCGTCTCCGGCCCGCAGGTCTCCGAGGGCTGGTACGGGGTGAAGTTCGACAAGCCCCTCGCCCGGACCCGGGAGTACGTGGAGATCGTCCGCAAGGCGATGAGCCGCGAGCGCCTCTCCTACGACGGCGCGCACTGGACCCTCCCGCTGCCCGGCGGCCCCGGCAAGCCGCTCAAGCTGACCGTGCACCCCGAGCGCGAGCACATCCCTCTCTACATCGCCGCCATCGGGCCCAAGAACCTGGAGCAGACCGGCGAGATCGCCGACGGCGCCCTGCTGATCTTCCCGGCCGCCGAGCACCTGGAGGAGACGGCCCTGCGGCACATCCGCGCCGGCCGTGAGAAGGCCGGACTGACGATGGACGGCTTCGACGTCTGCCCGACCGTCCCGCTGGCCCTCGGCGAGGACGTGAACGCCCTCGCGGACGTGTTCCGCCCCTACACCGCCCTGTACGTCGGCGGCATGGGCAGCCCCAAGCAGAACTTCTACAACCAGCTCGCCCAGCGCATGGGGTACGAGAAGGAGGCCGCCGAGATCCAGGCCAAGTACCTGGGCGGCGACAAGGACGGCGCGGCGGCCGCCGTGCCGCACTCGCTGATCGACTCGACCACCCTGCTCGGCTCCGTCGAGCGGATCGCGGACGGGATGCGCGCCTACGCCGACGCCGGGGTCACCACCCTGACGCTCGCCCCCGCCGGCTTCACCCTGGACGAGCGCCTCGCCGCCCTGCGCGCCGGCACCCGGGCCCTGGAGCTGGCCGGCCTGTCCTGA
- a CDS encoding DUF5703 family protein — protein sequence MPEYEFVDVYVPRGTSRQEATRLLTDHAEYGHWELDRMALYRDGSRRVRLRRRIIRQVRATW from the coding sequence ATGCCGGAATACGAATTTGTCGACGTGTACGTGCCTCGCGGTACCTCCCGCCAGGAGGCGACCCGCCTGTTGACCGATCATGCGGAATACGGGCACTGGGAGCTGGACCGGATGGCCCTGTACCGGGACGGCAGCCGCCGCGTGCGGTTGCGCCGCCGGATCATCCGTCAGGTCCGCGCGACCTGGTGA
- the corA gene encoding magnesium/cobalt transporter CorA, translating to MPGVIVDCAMYRNGRRSTAPEDFSDALDEARASGDAFVWVGMHEPTADEFDHVSREFGLHALAVEDALTAHQRPKLEVYDDSLFVVLKPVLYDDDTDTVTTGELMVFIGDSFVVTVRHGEGAALAAVRHRLEQEPEVLRHGPTAVLYAVSDAVVDHYIEVAAELQADLEELEAEVFAPNASDSKNTAARIYGFKRQVLEFRRATSPLLQPMDRLAFGQVPFVHEHSQPFFRDVADHLTKANEYIEGLDRLLSDALAAHLAQMGVRQNDDMRKISAWAAMAAVPTMVAGIYGMNFEHMPELRQSWGYPAVLALMAALCAGLHRMFKRRGWL from the coding sequence ATGCCCGGCGTGATTGTCGACTGCGCGATGTACCGGAACGGCCGCCGCTCCACGGCACCGGAGGACTTCTCCGATGCCCTCGACGAGGCGCGGGCCTCGGGTGACGCGTTCGTGTGGGTGGGCATGCACGAGCCGACGGCCGACGAATTCGATCATGTGAGCCGGGAGTTCGGGCTGCACGCGCTGGCGGTGGAGGACGCGCTGACCGCGCACCAGCGGCCGAAGCTGGAGGTCTACGACGACTCGCTGTTCGTGGTCCTCAAGCCGGTGCTCTACGACGACGACACGGACACGGTGACCACCGGCGAGCTGATGGTCTTCATAGGCGACTCGTTCGTGGTCACCGTCCGGCACGGCGAGGGGGCCGCGCTGGCGGCCGTGCGGCACCGGCTCGAACAGGAGCCGGAGGTGCTGCGGCACGGGCCGACCGCCGTGCTGTACGCCGTGTCCGACGCGGTGGTGGACCACTACATCGAGGTGGCGGCCGAGCTCCAGGCCGACCTGGAGGAGCTGGAGGCGGAGGTGTTCGCCCCGAACGCCTCGGACTCCAAGAACACCGCCGCGCGGATCTACGGCTTCAAGCGGCAGGTGCTGGAGTTCCGCCGGGCGACGAGCCCGCTGCTGCAGCCGATGGACCGGCTCGCCTTCGGGCAGGTGCCGTTCGTGCACGAGCACTCCCAGCCCTTCTTCCGTGACGTCGCCGACCACCTGACGAAGGCCAACGAGTACATCGAGGGCCTGGACCGGCTGCTGTCGGACGCGCTGGCCGCCCACCTGGCGCAGATGGGCGTCCGGCAGAACGACGACATGCGCAAGATCTCCGCCTGGGCCGCCATGGCCGCCGTCCCGACGATGGTCGCGGGGATCTACGGGATGAACTTCGAGCACATGCCGGAGCTGCGGCAGAGCTGGGGCTATCCGGCGGTGCTGGCGCTGATGGCGGCTCTGTGCGCGGGCCTGCACCGGATGTTCAAACGGCGCGGCTGGCTGTAG